CGTCCCATGGCTCCATAAGGCCGGCATAATATTCGTAGAAAGCCCTGCGCGTTTCATCCATCAACTTATTGCCGTTCCAAGCTTCAGGAATCAAAAGCATCATTGCGTGTGCAAGTGAGTACCCTCCTCTTAAAAGAAGCTCTAGGGCGTTATCGAAACACGCAGAGTCAGACTGGCCTTCAGCAATGAGTGGCCAGACTTTGTGCAAATCATCACCAAACAATTTCGACGCAATAGAGTCGCGACGCGCGTTCATCCAGTTGGTATTTCCACGAACAGTGTTTATTTCACCATTGTGGCAGATCATGCGTAAGGGTTGAGCCAACTTCCATGTTGGAAAGGTATTCGTCGAAAACCTTTGGTGAACAAGTGCTAGCGCGGACTTGAGGCGGCTGTCTTGCAAATCGAGGTAGTAAACACCCACTTGGTCGGCTAAAACCATCCCTTTATAAAGAAGTGTTTGGGCAGAAAGTGAGGCCACGTAAAAATCTGCGTATTCCGCCCCTAAGGCATCGATCTTAACCTCGGCCTGTTTTCGGATGACAAAGAGTTTACGTTCGAATGTGTTAGTGTCCTTGCACTCTTTACCTCGCTGAATAAAGATGTGCCTGATCCGGGGTTCCGTAGGTTTCACAGAATAACCCAGATCGCTATTATCCACTGGGACGTCGCGCCAACCGAGCAATATTTGCCCTTCTGCAACTATATATTGCTCAAGAATTTGCTCGCAAGCATTACGCAAATTATCGTCTTGCGGCAGAAATATTGCACCAACAGCGTACTCACCAACGACGGGCAAATCGAAACCCAAACTAGCACCGTCTGAACGCATGAATTCATCTGGGATTTGAATGAGAATGCCCGCTCCATCACCAGCCTTTGGGTCAGCACCCACGGCCCCTCTATGGGTGATGTTACGTAAAATTTGCAGTCCTTGTTGAACTGTTTTGTGACTTTTCACACCCTTCAGGTTGGCAACAAAACCGATACCGCAAGCGTCGTGCTCATTACGACTGTCGTAGAGACCTTGAGACTTTGGAAAGCCGGTAATGTTACGCTGGCCTCGATTAGACAACTCTTCATTCCCCTTTAATCGTCAAGCCCGAGACTTGCTAATGGCGCAAAAAACGGAGCTCTAACGAGATTATTTTGTGCTTTGAACTACTTTTAAATGCCACCCAGTCAACGATATGTTTACCCATTTTCGTCTAAACTTTTAGGCTGAACGGGAATAGACATCTTTCAGCAAGCGCAAAACATGATCAACCTGCGTTCTTGTTTAGGCTACCTGTACTAAAGCTAGTTAAATACCTCAATGGTATCAAGTTACCAGTCAACACACCCTTATAACCTATCGGAAAATTTTGTGCCAAGCTATTGAATTTACGAAGGAATATTGAAGGACGAAAAACTGCGGCATAATCACGCGCTTTTAATTATTTTGCCTCTAACATCTCTATAAGCAATTCCAGAGCTGCCCGTGTAAATGCAGACATATTGAATGCCCGGTTATCACTCCCAGTTATCATGCTACGCGTACAATTATATGCTCCTGAAATCGCGAGTACCGTATGACCTGCAGGGTCACCATAGCGATTACCAAACGGTCCAGAGGCTCCACTCTCGGCGATCCCCCAGTCAGCAGCAAGTACAGTTTTACACCGTGCTGCGAGAAGGGCAACGTAAGGCTCTGTCGCGCTACGAAATCCCGCCCTATCGACTTCATCTTGTTTTATCCGAAAAAATGCTTCTCGAGCTCGAGCGGTATAGACGACAGCTCCACCCAGGTAAAATTCCGACGCGCCTGGAACCGCCAACAATGTCGATGAAATGAGGCCTCCCGTCGATGATTCAGCTACAGCAATTGTCTCTTTTCGCGCTTTAAGCAGAGAGCCAGCTGTTTCCCCTAAAATAGTGATATCTTCCATCCGTAATATTCCTGAAATATATTTTTATTTAGCTGATAAATAATTCGCTGTGTAAGCCACCAGAATTGGACCCATATCGAGGGGATTCAATTTTATAAATCAGTTTTGTCAATGACACCGATAGCGACAGAATTTAATACCAGAGGTTTTAGATTCGCCTAACTTGAATTTGAAATGAACTTAT
This genomic stretch from Pseudomonadota bacterium harbors:
- a CDS encoding CinA family protein; the encoded protein is MEDITILGETAGSLLKARKETIAVAESSTGGLISSTLLAVPGASEFYLGGAVVYTARAREAFFRIKQDEVDRAGFRSATEPYVALLAARCKTVLAADWGIAESGASGPFGNRYGDPAGHTVLAISGAYNCTRSMITGSDNRAFNMSAFTRAALELLIEMLEAK